In Persicimonas caeni, a single window of DNA contains:
- a CDS encoding M28 family peptidase: MKLFPEDRREWLKTLYRVPLGVAVLLIAMAGVAVFLSWMPGDSYEGELPELTGEQRALSERLRTHVEVLAADYPERNFTNVEQYRGAEAYLVGELKGIGYEVTFEEVENAKGARNIIAEREGATRPDEVIVVGAHYDAEHTNPGADDNASGTAGVVELARRFAERTPARTIRFVLFVNEEPPFFRTENMGSHVHAQNARERGDNIVLMMSLEMLGYYDDAPGSQRYHSFLKYFYPDRGNFIAFVSSLGNRAELRRSIAVFREQAKFPSEGLAAPEGFSGIDLSDHMPFWNADYPALMVTDTAFLRNTNYHKETDTPDSLDYERFARVVDGLEPVVWEWAKE; this comes from the coding sequence ATGAAGCTTTTTCCAGAAGATCGCCGCGAGTGGCTCAAGACGCTGTACCGCGTGCCGCTCGGCGTGGCGGTCCTGCTAATCGCGATGGCCGGCGTGGCGGTCTTTTTGTCTTGGATGCCCGGCGACTCCTACGAGGGCGAGTTACCCGAGCTCACCGGTGAGCAGCGCGCGCTCTCCGAGCGGCTTCGCACCCACGTCGAGGTGCTCGCTGCCGACTATCCCGAACGTAACTTCACCAACGTCGAACAATATCGAGGCGCCGAGGCGTATCTGGTCGGTGAGTTGAAGGGTATCGGCTACGAGGTGACCTTCGAAGAGGTCGAGAATGCCAAGGGCGCGCGCAATATCATCGCCGAGCGCGAGGGGGCGACGCGACCCGACGAGGTGATAGTGGTCGGCGCGCACTACGACGCCGAACACACCAACCCGGGCGCCGACGACAACGCCAGCGGCACCGCCGGCGTCGTCGAACTCGCCCGGCGCTTCGCCGAGCGCACCCCCGCCCGCACCATTCGGTTTGTGCTCTTCGTCAACGAGGAGCCGCCGTTCTTTCGCACCGAAAATATGGGCAGCCATGTGCACGCCCAGAATGCAAGGGAGCGAGGCGACAACATCGTTTTGATGATGTCACTCGAGATGCTCGGCTACTACGATGACGCCCCCGGCAGCCAGCGATACCACTCCTTCCTCAAATACTTTTATCCCGACCGCGGCAACTTCATCGCGTTTGTCTCCTCGCTCGGCAACCGCGCCGAGCTTCGGCGTAGCATCGCCGTGTTTCGCGAGCAGGCAAAGTTTCCCTCCGAAGGACTCGCCGCGCCCGAGGGCTTCTCGGGCATCGACCTCTCCGACCACATGCCATTCTGGAACGCCGACTACCCGGCGCTGATGGTCACCGACACCGCGTTTTTGCGGAACACGAACTACCACAAGGAGACCGACACGCCCGACTCGCTCGACTACGAGAGGTTCGCGCGGGTGGTCGACGGCCTGGAGCCGGTGGTGTGGGAGTGGGCGAAGGAATGA
- a CDS encoding DUF3095 domain-containing protein, giving the protein MSTSPSDADFYTNLAPFPRFADVTDLSRYQPAPDSWRVVVTDVRGSTRAIEEGRYKEVNALGTGSIVATLNAVGELDIPYVFGGDGATLLIPASVEAPVESALAGVAKLAEDCFDMDLRVGMVPVAEVRRRSAEVLVARYEASENVSLAMLTGGGAEVAEELIKDVDDGENYRIEPAEGDASEYASLLEGFHCRWNSIESRNGTTLCVLVVALGEDSAVRHATYARVLDELEAAGGLQALHPLSRDTLDLATEASAMSIEARLRTGRKAGFKYHTYATKTALSTRVGNYLMRTGRRVGDFDGTAYPREVIANADYHKFDDALRMVLDVSDEQRRRIESCLARERERGQLAYGLHGSDSALMTCLVFDFQGRHVHFVDGADGGYAMAAKQLKEQLRTG; this is encoded by the coding sequence ATGAGCACCTCCCCTTCCGACGCCGACTTCTACACGAACTTGGCCCCGTTCCCACGGTTTGCGGACGTGACTGACCTGTCGCGTTATCAACCTGCACCGGACTCTTGGCGTGTGGTGGTGACCGATGTGCGGGGTTCGACGCGTGCCATCGAGGAGGGGCGCTACAAGGAGGTCAACGCGCTGGGCACCGGCTCCATCGTCGCCACGCTCAACGCGGTCGGTGAGCTCGATATCCCCTACGTCTTCGGGGGAGATGGCGCGACGCTGCTCATTCCGGCGAGCGTCGAAGCGCCGGTCGAGAGTGCCCTGGCCGGGGTGGCCAAGCTCGCCGAAGACTGCTTCGACATGGATCTGCGCGTGGGAATGGTGCCCGTCGCAGAGGTCCGCCGCCGCAGCGCCGAGGTGCTGGTGGCACGCTACGAGGCTTCCGAAAACGTCTCGTTGGCGATGTTGACGGGAGGTGGCGCTGAAGTCGCCGAAGAGCTCATCAAAGACGTCGATGACGGGGAGAACTACCGCATCGAGCCGGCCGAGGGCGATGCCTCGGAGTACGCCTCGCTGCTCGAGGGCTTCCACTGCCGTTGGAACTCCATCGAGAGCCGAAACGGCACCACTCTTTGCGTGTTGGTCGTCGCCCTCGGAGAAGACAGCGCCGTGCGCCACGCCACCTACGCGCGTGTGCTCGACGAGCTCGAGGCGGCCGGTGGGCTGCAGGCATTGCATCCACTGTCTCGCGACACGCTCGACCTGGCCACCGAGGCGTCGGCGATGAGCATCGAGGCGCGCCTGAGAACCGGTCGCAAGGCCGGCTTCAAGTACCACACCTACGCCACCAAGACCGCGCTGAGCACTCGCGTGGGCAATTACCTGATGCGCACAGGCAGGCGTGTCGGCGACTTCGACGGCACCGCTTACCCGCGCGAGGTGATCGCGAACGCCGATTACCACAAATTCGACGACGCGCTTCGCATGGTGCTCGACGTGAGCGACGAGCAGCGCCGGCGTATCGAGTCCTGCCTCGCCCGGGAGCGCGAGCGCGGCCAGCTCGCCTACGGGCTGCACGGCTCGGACAGCGCGCTGATGACGTGTCTGGTCTTCGACTTTCAGGGGCGCCACGTCCACTTCGTCGACGGCGCCGACGGCGGCTACGCCATGGCGGCCAAGCAACTCAAGGAGCAGCTTCGTACCGGCTGA
- a CDS encoding archaemetzincin, whose translation MNEEAFLPWYTRRPKLLFGCFLVVFCAVNAWIFYYEYQFVQREAAERTAVAVDEARPEAVSFWENDGSFTLLGDAKPGEWRARFAEHKQSFEDWVEGPRQHPSEGRKTIYLQPIGSFEDSGLDLGKLAAFAEMYFRMPVAVRAPIDPAELEFRRRKNPHFGQEQWLTEDLLSELYDRLPDDAYAMLGLTMTDLWPGDRWNYVFGQATFSERVGVYSFGRYDPTSRLSHAAPYGLDRRKTMMLRAMKILTHETGHMFGIRHCLHYECNMNGTNSLRELDEQPLHLCPVDLRKLHAATGFDPAARYHDLAGFYERRGLHEQARFARRRSRLGQERSSR comes from the coding sequence ATGAATGAAGAAGCGTTCCTGCCCTGGTACACACGCCGCCCGAAGCTCCTGTTCGGGTGTTTTCTCGTCGTCTTTTGCGCTGTGAACGCCTGGATCTTTTACTACGAGTACCAGTTCGTTCAACGCGAGGCCGCCGAGCGCACGGCGGTCGCCGTCGACGAGGCGCGGCCCGAGGCGGTGAGTTTTTGGGAGAACGACGGCAGCTTCACGCTACTCGGCGACGCCAAGCCCGGCGAGTGGCGAGCGCGGTTTGCCGAGCACAAACAAAGCTTCGAGGACTGGGTCGAAGGTCCGCGGCAGCACCCCAGCGAGGGGCGCAAGACGATCTATTTGCAGCCAATCGGCTCGTTCGAAGATTCCGGGCTCGATCTCGGAAAGCTCGCGGCATTTGCCGAGATGTATTTTCGCATGCCCGTGGCGGTGCGCGCGCCCATCGACCCGGCCGAGCTCGAGTTTCGACGCCGAAAGAACCCCCATTTCGGCCAGGAGCAATGGCTTACCGAGGATCTGCTATCGGAGCTGTACGACCGGCTTCCCGACGACGCCTACGCGATGCTCGGGCTGACGATGACCGACCTGTGGCCGGGCGATAGGTGGAACTACGTCTTCGGGCAGGCGACCTTCAGCGAGCGGGTCGGCGTCTACAGCTTCGGGCGCTACGACCCGACGTCGCGCCTGTCGCACGCGGCGCCCTACGGTCTAGACCGGCGGAAGACGATGATGTTGCGAGCCATGAAAATCCTGACCCACGAGACCGGACACATGTTCGGCATCCGCCACTGCCTGCATTACGAGTGCAACATGAACGGCACCAACTCGCTTCGCGAGCTCGACGAGCAGCCGTTGCACCTGTGCCCGGTTGATCTGCGCAAACTACACGCGGCCACCGGGTTCGACCCGGCGGCGCGCTACCACGACTTGGCGGGGTTCTACGAGCGGCGCGGCCTGCACGAGCAGGCGCGGTTTGCGCGTCGACGGTCTCGGCTCGGGCAGGAGCGCTCGTCGCGCTAA
- a CDS encoding VIT1/CCC1 transporter family protein, with amino-acid sequence MADKSTDLEHSHEPEDVRDRLEGEHEHSYLGDAVLGAIDGAVTTFAVVSGVAGGGLAGGVAVLLGFANLLADGFSMAVSNYESTASTQQMVERRRRQEQRHIEHAPEGEREEIRQIFKRKGFEGDLLERIVDTITDDRELWINTMLSEEYGLQLEGPSPWKAAATTFVAFLVIGFLPLLPFLLTGLSPEQTFIGSAAVTGVTFLGIGLLKGYVTEEPLWRSGLTTLLAGGGAATLAYLTGSWLRQFVETI; translated from the coding sequence TTGGCCGACAAATCCACAGATCTCGAACACAGCCACGAGCCTGAAGACGTTCGCGATCGCCTCGAGGGCGAGCACGAGCATAGCTACTTGGGAGACGCCGTTTTGGGCGCGATCGACGGCGCCGTGACCACCTTTGCGGTCGTCTCGGGCGTCGCCGGCGGCGGACTCGCAGGCGGCGTGGCTGTCTTGCTCGGCTTCGCCAACCTGCTCGCCGACGGGTTCAGCATGGCGGTGAGCAATTACGAGAGCACCGCCAGCACCCAGCAGATGGTCGAGCGCCGACGCCGCCAGGAGCAGCGCCACATCGAACACGCCCCCGAGGGCGAGCGCGAGGAGATCCGCCAGATCTTCAAGCGCAAGGGATTCGAGGGCGACCTGCTCGAGCGCATCGTCGACACCATCACCGACGACCGTGAGCTGTGGATCAACACGATGCTCTCCGAGGAGTACGGCCTGCAACTCGAGGGGCCCTCGCCGTGGAAAGCCGCGGCGACGACGTTCGTGGCGTTCCTCGTCATCGGCTTCTTGCCACTGCTGCCCTTTCTGCTCACCGGGCTCTCTCCGGAGCAGACGTTCATAGGCAGCGCGGCCGTCACCGGCGTCACTTTCTTGGGCATCGGCCTGCTCAAAGGCTACGTCACCGAGGAGCCGCTGTGGCGCTCCGGGCTGACCACCCTGCTCGCCGGCGGCGGCGCCGCCACCCTGGCCTACCTGACGGGAAGCTGGCTCAGACAATTCGTCGAAACGATCTAG
- a CDS encoding nucleotidyltransferase — translation MTLDHEPGEGTIPKEGIAVAHDAMEAFHDAGVPFLVGGAYALAVYTGIERYTKDFDVFVRESDVERALQVLSDVGFRTKMESEIWIAKAFRGEEYVDLIFNSGNARTRVDDSWFDYAVEHDVFGVSALICPPEEIIWSKSYIMERERYDGADIAHILRACGDDLDWERLLERFDDHWRVLLSHLVLFGFIYPAQRDIIPSEVMAHLLDLAEQETSEPPPETRICRGTLLSRSQYGVDVQMWGCLDARIEPHGELTEAQARELSPPFRPPQRP, via the coding sequence ATGACGCTAGATCACGAGCCCGGCGAGGGCACCATTCCCAAGGAAGGCATCGCTGTGGCGCACGACGCCATGGAGGCGTTTCACGACGCGGGGGTTCCCTTTTTGGTCGGGGGCGCCTATGCGCTGGCGGTGTACACGGGTATCGAACGCTACACCAAGGATTTTGACGTCTTTGTGCGCGAGTCGGACGTCGAGCGCGCCCTTCAAGTGCTGTCCGACGTGGGCTTTCGCACCAAAATGGAATCGGAGATTTGGATCGCCAAGGCGTTTCGCGGCGAGGAATACGTCGACCTGATCTTCAACTCGGGCAACGCCCGCACACGGGTCGACGACAGTTGGTTCGACTACGCCGTCGAACACGACGTCTTCGGCGTCTCGGCGTTGATCTGCCCGCCCGAGGAGATCATCTGGTCGAAGTCGTACATCATGGAGCGCGAGCGCTACGACGGCGCCGACATCGCCCACATTTTGCGTGCCTGCGGAGACGATCTCGACTGGGAGCGCCTGCTAGAGCGCTTCGACGATCACTGGCGGGTGTTGTTGAGCCATCTGGTCTTGTTCGGGTTCATTTACCCGGCCCAGCGCGACATCATCCCCTCGGAGGTGATGGCCCACTTGCTCGACCTGGCCGAGCAGGAGACCAGCGAGCCGCCCCCGGAGACCAGAATCTGTCGCGGCACGCTCTTGTCGCGCTCTCAATACGGCGTCGACGTGCAGATGTGGGGCTGCTTGGACGCGCGCATCGAGCCGCACGGAGAGTTGACCGAGGCGCAGGCGCGCGAGTTGTCGCCGCCCTTCCGCCCGCCGCAACGGCCGTAA
- a CDS encoding receptor L domain-containing protein — protein MAGMLALMMAATAACGNVDDSTPQPNDSTTTNGEMGHTTCVTIDETVNINDRSDLAPFVDLECFDVQGHLFVQNSTNIVDLNALSGLRSVTGYIGIADNTALKSAVLPNLEETGEGLVFEGNHALELIRLPELDEVGGYLHIFNNQSLVEVDLPCLEKVGGDVIFAGDDALTKLKLPCLKYVGGTFIFEHSEPLEYLCLPQLKRVEGDFLVHFNRDLLAILAPNLEYIGGKLEIQRNPNLVKVDLRDLDKVKGNVEILFNHVWSNCHIRALIKGIEYIGGQTIVQGNNTMCESPTIHPPSWCSTEACDRCECKGKDCPPPGDDDDDDDDDDKTCEERCKEKAKQACSKYSGHKYKKCVRKKYRKCVEKYCEMPGDDDDDDDDDDDMTCEERCKEKAKQACSEYSGYKYKKCVRKKYRKCVEKYCEMPGDDDDDDDDDDMTCEERCKEKAKQACSEYSGYAYKKCVYYKYKKCVDKYCRDGDDDDDDDDDDDDDEEFEACTPGYWKNHTNAWCDEYSYDMTLGSVFTLPSELSGFSGDSLLDALNYGGGPGIEGGAKILLRHAVASLLNACHDDVNYPSMEGRLINAVNMALASLDRQQMLRLASTLDGINNQYECPLGGQATPMPRR, from the coding sequence ATGGCAGGAATGCTGGCCCTGATGATGGCCGCCACTGCCGCCTGTGGTAACGTCGACGACTCGACGCCACAGCCCAACGACTCGACGACCACTAACGGCGAGATGGGCCACACCACGTGTGTGACCATCGATGAGACCGTCAACATCAACGATCGCAGCGATCTGGCGCCCTTCGTCGACCTGGAATGCTTCGACGTCCAGGGGCACCTGTTCGTCCAGAACTCCACGAATATCGTCGATCTGAACGCGTTGAGCGGACTGCGCTCGGTGACCGGCTATATCGGCATCGCCGACAACACCGCGCTCAAGTCGGCCGTTCTACCGAACCTCGAGGAAACCGGCGAAGGCCTGGTCTTCGAGGGCAATCACGCCCTCGAGCTGATTCGCCTGCCCGAGCTCGACGAGGTCGGCGGCTATCTGCACATTTTCAACAACCAGAGTCTGGTCGAGGTCGATCTTCCGTGCCTCGAAAAAGTCGGCGGCGACGTCATCTTCGCCGGTGACGATGCGCTGACCAAGCTCAAGTTGCCGTGCCTCAAGTACGTCGGCGGCACGTTCATTTTCGAACACAGTGAGCCGCTCGAGTATCTGTGCCTGCCGCAGCTCAAGCGCGTTGAAGGCGACTTCTTGGTCCACTTCAACCGCGACCTGCTCGCTATCCTGGCGCCCAACCTCGAGTACATTGGCGGCAAGCTCGAAATCCAGCGCAACCCGAACTTGGTCAAGGTCGACCTGCGTGACCTCGACAAGGTCAAGGGCAACGTCGAGATCCTGTTCAACCACGTCTGGTCGAACTGTCATATCCGCGCGCTCATCAAGGGCATCGAGTATATCGGCGGACAGACCATCGTTCAGGGCAACAACACGATGTGCGAAAGCCCGACGATCCACCCGCCGTCCTGGTGCTCGACCGAAGCCTGTGACCGTTGCGAGTGCAAAGGCAAGGACTGCCCGCCACCCGGCGACGACGATGACGACGACGATGACGACGACAAGACGTGCGAAGAGCGCTGCAAAGAGAAGGCGAAGCAGGCCTGCTCAAAATACAGCGGCCACAAGTATAAGAAATGCGTGCGCAAAAAGTATCGCAAGTGCGTCGAGAAGTACTGCGAGATGCCGGGCGACGACGATGACGACGACGACGATGACGACGACATGACATGCGAAGAGCGCTGCAAAGAGAAGGCGAAGCAGGCCTGCTCGGAGTACAGCGGCTACAAGTACAAGAAGTGCGTGCGCAAAAAGTATCGCAAGTGCGTCGAGAAGTACTGCGAGATGCCGGGCGACGACGATGACGACGACGATGACGACGACATGACGTGCGAAGAGCGCTGCAAAGAGAAGGCGAAGCAGGCCTGCTCGGAATACAGCGGCTACGCGTACAAAAAGTGCGTCTACTACAAGTACAAGAAGTGCGTCGACAAGTACTGCCGCGATGGCGACGACGATGACGACGACGATGACGACGATGACGACGACGAGGAATTCGAGGCGTGCACGCCCGGCTACTGGAAAAACCACACCAACGCCTGGTGTGACGAGTACAGCTACGACATGACCCTCGGGTCGGTCTTTACCCTGCCGAGCGAGCTGAGCGGCTTCAGCGGCGACTCGCTGCTCGACGCGCTCAACTACGGCGGCGGCCCCGGCATCGAAGGTGGCGCGAAGATCCTTCTTCGCCACGCGGTCGCCTCGCTGCTCAATGCCTGCCACGATGACGTCAACTACCCGTCGATGGAAGGCCGCCTCATCAATGCTGTCAACATGGCGCTGGCCAGCCTCGACCGCCAGCAGATGCTGCGCCTTGCGTCGACGCTCGACGGCATCAATAACCAATACGAGTGCCCGCTTGGAGGACAGGCCACTCCGATGCCTCGCCGTTAA
- a CDS encoding penicillin-insensitive murein endopeptidase, which produces MKLVPSKGIIVLFVLLLLAAVHSGNDVLRLFESDAPSRSAGSTSAGELVDGKRLPSHGENFVTYSRFGSLIGRTCVPDDVREVALTAYATLAADMPDTTFTYGETAWCWGGGRLRPHRTHQNGLSVDFMVPVVDEADEPASFPAWPWTKFGYGVDFDASGKGDGLSIDFDALAAHLLALDDAAREHGVKIRRVIFAPDLRGELFRAKGGQEVRRRIRFMPGKAWVRHDEHYHVDFSL; this is translated from the coding sequence ATGAAACTCGTTCCCTCGAAAGGCATTATCGTGCTCTTCGTCTTACTACTCCTCGCCGCCGTTCACTCGGGCAACGACGTGCTTCGCCTGTTCGAATCCGACGCGCCCAGCCGGAGCGCGGGCTCGACCTCGGCGGGCGAACTCGTCGACGGAAAGCGTCTGCCGAGTCACGGCGAGAACTTCGTGACCTACTCGCGATTCGGCTCGCTCATCGGGCGCACCTGCGTACCCGACGATGTCCGCGAGGTGGCTCTCACCGCCTACGCCACACTCGCTGCAGACATGCCCGATACCACGTTCACCTACGGCGAGACCGCCTGGTGCTGGGGCGGCGGCCGGCTGCGGCCGCACCGCACCCACCAGAACGGACTGTCGGTCGACTTCATGGTGCCGGTGGTCGACGAGGCGGACGAGCCTGCGAGCTTTCCGGCCTGGCCGTGGACGAAATTCGGCTACGGCGTCGACTTCGACGCCTCCGGCAAGGGAGACGGGTTGAGCATCGACTTCGACGCCCTCGCCGCACACCTGCTGGCGCTCGACGACGCGGCTCGGGAGCATGGCGTAAAGATTCGCCGGGTCATCTTCGCCCCAGATCTTCGTGGTGAACTCTTCCGCGCGAAAGGCGGCCAAGAGGTACGCCGGCGCATTCGGTTCATGCCCGGCAAGGCGTGGGTGCGTCATGATGAGCACTACCACGTCGACTTCTCGCTATAG
- a CDS encoding metallophosphoesterase family protein, which translates to MAMTSNETLRIAAMADLHYGRGQRDELRELLAQASEAADVLLLCGDLTDHGRTKEAKMLIDDVHDHARSTKVLAVFGNHDLASDDHEELMEVLEDGGIDVLDGECASVGSVGFAGVRGFCGGFGTRSVHPFGERELRDFINVTVEESLKLETALSRLDTEHRVVLLHYAPIRDTVEGEPPEIFPFLGSSRLEDPINHYDASVVFHGHAHKGGAKGKTAHDIPVYNVSIPVLKQVYPDRPAFRLYEIDLSAPKKD; encoded by the coding sequence ATGGCGATGACTTCCAACGAGACGCTGCGGATCGCGGCGATGGCAGACTTGCACTATGGGCGTGGGCAGCGAGACGAGCTGCGCGAGCTACTCGCACAGGCTTCCGAAGCCGCCGATGTGCTGCTCTTGTGTGGCGACTTGACCGACCACGGCCGCACCAAAGAGGCGAAGATGCTCATTGACGACGTCCACGACCACGCGCGCTCGACCAAGGTGTTGGCGGTGTTCGGCAATCACGACCTGGCCAGCGACGACCACGAGGAGTTGATGGAGGTGCTCGAAGACGGCGGCATCGACGTGCTCGACGGCGAGTGCGCCTCGGTCGGCTCGGTGGGCTTTGCCGGGGTGCGTGGGTTCTGCGGCGGCTTTGGCACCCGGTCGGTGCACCCGTTTGGTGAGCGTGAGCTGCGTGACTTCATCAACGTGACCGTCGAAGAGTCACTCAAGCTGGAGACGGCGCTATCGCGACTCGACACCGAGCATCGGGTGGTTTTGCTGCACTACGCGCCCATTCGCGACACCGTCGAAGGCGAGCCTCCCGAGATCTTCCCCTTTTTGGGGTCGAGCCGCTTGGAGGACCCGATCAATCACTACGACGCCAGCGTCGTCTTCCATGGTCACGCCCACAAAGGCGGTGCCAAGGGCAAGACCGCCCATGACATTCCCGTCTACAATGTCTCGATTCCCGTGCTCAAGCAGGTCTACCCCGACCGGCCTGCGTTTCGGCTCTACGAGATCGATCTGAGCGCTCCGAAGAAGGACTGA
- a CDS encoding thioesterase, FlK family, translating into MTTQPNTHLNIDPKLCGEPVELDEGRAKVRFEATQEMAVDERGLVHGGFVFGLADYAAMLAVNDPNVVLGAADCKFTAPVTVGQEVVATAEVTEEKGKKRVVEASAMVGDKKVFQATFTTFVLEQHVLDA; encoded by the coding sequence ATGACCACACAGCCGAACACCCACCTGAATATCGACCCGAAACTATGCGGCGAGCCCGTCGAGCTCGACGAGGGCCGCGCGAAAGTCCGCTTCGAAGCGACCCAAGAGATGGCCGTCGACGAACGCGGCTTGGTCCATGGCGGCTTCGTCTTCGGCCTCGCCGACTACGCCGCCATGCTCGCCGTCAACGACCCGAACGTCGTGCTGGGCGCCGCCGACTGCAAGTTCACCGCGCCGGTCACAGTCGGCCAAGAGGTCGTAGCGACCGCCGAGGTCACCGAAGAGAAGGGCAAAAAGCGCGTCGTCGAGGCGAGCGCGATGGTGGGCGACAAGAAGGTATTTCAGGCGACGTTTACGACGTTCGTGCTCGAGCAGCACGTCCTCGACGCGTGA
- a CDS encoding PilZ domain-containing protein: MDDEFDDIEWEDVYFDGDLFVDDQRRKERHGAQVKVAFSYDGEQHKAMSGDISDGGLFIATDELLPRDTEFKLVFKLPTFDEPLRAIGRVAWLREEPGEEPDEYKGFGVQFVTISDEAIARITEFIELRSALLFADDE, encoded by the coding sequence ATGGACGACGAGTTCGACGACATTGAATGGGAAGACGTCTACTTCGACGGCGACCTATTTGTAGACGACCAGCGCCGAAAGGAGCGCCACGGCGCCCAGGTCAAGGTTGCGTTCTCCTACGACGGCGAGCAGCACAAGGCCATGTCGGGAGATATCAGCGACGGCGGCCTCTTCATCGCCACCGACGAGCTTCTGCCCCGGGACACCGAGTTCAAGCTCGTCTTCAAACTGCCCACCTTCGACGAGCCGCTTCGCGCCATCGGCCGCGTCGCCTGGCTGCGCGAAGAGCCCGGCGAGGAGCCCGACGAGTACAAGGGCTTCGGTGTGCAATTCGTGACCATCAGCGACGAGGCCATCGCCCGGATCACCGAGTTCATCGAGCTGCGCTCGGCGTTGCTATTTGCCGACGACGAGTGA
- a CDS encoding ATP-grasp domain-containing protein, whose product MHIFFCSDPLERRRADAVYASEFAAARDVVDACHLIDFEGLEMSGKPFAEVTPPQRQEPAVEAVYRGWMLSPAQYRRLYGALEARGYMLVNSPEQYRHCHYLPESYGVLEGVTPQTVWLEGAEHSDADICDAASAFGDAAIIVKDYVKSQKHYWDEACFVPSASDTERLLQVVRRFIELQGGELEGGLVLRRYVEFETLPTVDEGDAPSVLEYRLFFFDGRLVSLAPYWDESDYPSALEVPVDRFGEVADRIDSRFFSMDVARTVDGEWLVVEVGDGQVSGLPERVDEDEFFAELGQEGT is encoded by the coding sequence ATGCACATCTTCTTTTGCTCTGATCCGCTCGAGCGTCGCCGCGCCGACGCCGTCTATGCCAGTGAATTTGCCGCCGCGCGGGACGTCGTCGACGCGTGCCATCTGATCGACTTCGAGGGGCTGGAGATGTCCGGCAAGCCTTTTGCCGAGGTCACGCCACCGCAGCGCCAAGAGCCCGCAGTCGAGGCGGTTTATCGAGGCTGGATGCTCTCGCCAGCTCAATACCGCCGACTTTACGGCGCGCTCGAAGCGCGCGGCTATATGCTGGTCAACTCGCCGGAGCAGTACCGGCACTGTCACTACCTGCCGGAGAGTTACGGGGTCCTCGAGGGGGTGACGCCGCAGACGGTCTGGCTCGAAGGGGCGGAGCACTCGGACGCAGATATTTGCGACGCCGCCTCGGCGTTTGGTGATGCTGCCATCATCGTCAAGGATTACGTGAAGTCGCAGAAGCACTATTGGGACGAGGCGTGCTTTGTACCGAGCGCTTCGGATACGGAGAGGCTTCTGCAGGTGGTACGTCGCTTCATCGAGCTTCAGGGCGGAGAACTCGAAGGCGGCTTGGTGCTGCGTCGCTATGTCGAGTTCGAGACGCTTCCGACAGTCGACGAGGGGGATGCCCCGTCGGTCCTCGAGTATCGACTCTTCTTCTTCGACGGCAGACTCGTGAGCCTGGCGCCGTACTGGGACGAGTCGGACTATCCCTCGGCGCTAGAGGTGCCCGTCGACCGGTTCGGCGAGGTTGCCGATCGGATCGACAGTCGTTTTTTCAGCATGGACGTGGCGCGGACCGTCGACGGCGAGTGGTTGGTCGTCGAGGTCGGCGACGGGCAAGTGTCCGGGCTTCCCGAACGAGTTGATGAAGATGAGTTCTTTGCAGAGCTCGGGCAGGAGGGAACATAA